Genomic window (Chthoniobacterales bacterium):
CTGGAAAAAGGCCGGATTTGCTTCGAAGGCACGCCCGCGGAATTTTCGGCATCCACGCAGCCGGTGGTTTCCGATTTCCGGGACAGTGCGGACGCGCTTGGCAACGCTCTTGCCGCAATTCGGCAGGGCGGGCACACTCCGACCGGGATTTCATGAAACAAACCAGGCTCGAGTATCTCGTCGGACTGTTCGTGCTGCTGGGCATCGCGGCAGTCGTTTATCTCGCGATCAAGCTCGGATCGGGTTCCGTGGTCGGTGGCGACACCTACGTCATCGAGGCCCGTTTCACCAACGCTGGAGGCCTCCACAATGGCAGCAGCGTGCTCGTGGCGGGCGTCACTGTGGGCCGCGTCGAGGCGGTGCGCATGGATCCCTCGGATTACAGCGCCATCGCCGAGATGCGCCTCACGACGGCCCTGCGGCTGCCGACCGATTCCATGGCCTCGATCAAGACCACCGGCCTCATCGGCGACAAATACGTTTCGCTTTCACCCGGCGCAGACGACACGTATTTCGATCCCGGCGCCCGTATCACGATGACGGAATCTGCCGTCGACCTGGAATCCCTCGTCGGGAAAATGGCTTTCGGGACTGTCAACAAAGACGCCGCTACCACCGAACAACCCGCCGCCACGCCATGAAATTCCGCGCGCTTTTTCTCGCGATCCTCACCCTTCTCCAGGCCTCGGCCTTTGCGTCGACGGTCGAAGCGGAAAAGCGACTGCGCAGCGCGGTGGACGAGGTCGTGAAGATGGCTGACCACTCGTCCAGCGCGAGCGCGCTCGCGGAAAGCCTCCGCCCGGTCCTGCAGAAATATCTCAGCTTTGACGCCATGACACGGCGCGCCGTCGGCCCCGGCTGGCGGCAATTCTCGAAGGACGAGCAGGCGCAGGCCGTGAAACTCTTCGCGACGCTGATCATTCGCACCTACAGCAGCAAATACACGCCCGGCCAGCACCCGGTCATCACCTTCAAGACGGCCTCCGAGCCTGCGGCCGGTCGGGTCGAAATTCCGACCACTCTCGTTTATCAGGGCAGCCGCTACTCCGTCATTTACCGCCTCGAGGCGGCGGAGGATTGGCGCATCACCGACGTCGTCGCCGAGGGCGTGAGCCTCGTCGCGAACTACCGCAGCCAATTTGACGCTCAGTTCAAAAAAGGGGGCGCGAGTGCCGTATTGAGTGCGCTCTCCCAATCCGTGGCCGCCCAAAAATGAAAATCCGCTCCTCCCTCCTGCTCCTTCTCGCCGGTTCGCTCCTGCCGCTGCTTGGCGGTTGCTCGTCGTCCGCGAAGAAGCCGTCTGCGCCGGCCGCTCCGGCAAAAAGCGCCGATCCCAAGTCGGGCGGGAAATCCGTCGCGGGCCAGGATGACCTCGACGAATATGGCACATCCGTGACGGTCGCGGATCCGCTGGAGCCGCTCAACCGCGCCACGTTCTGGATCAACGACGGCATCTACACGATCGCCCTGCGGCCGATCTCGAAGGGATACGACCGGCTGGTGCCGAAGGTCATTCGCACCGGCATCTACAACGCCTACGAGAATGTGAAGTTCCCCGTCCGCCTCGTGAATCACCTGCTTCAGGGCAATTTTCCGCGAGCGGGGCAGGAGACCGGCAAGTTTCTCGTGAACAGCACGGCAGGCATTGGCGGTCTCGGCCGTCCGTCGGATCACATTCCCGCCCTCGCCGACGTCCCGAGTGCGGATACCGGCCAGACCTTCGCGAAATGGGGCATCGGCAACGGTCCCTACCTCGTGCTGCCGCTGCTCGGCCCGAGCACGCTGCGTGACACCGTGGGCCTGGCCGGCGACTACGCCCTCAATCCGATCACCTGGGTCTGCTTCGTCTACGGCGACTACGACTGGATCATTGCTATTCCGGCGGGCAATACCATGCGGGCCATGCCTGGCCAGATCGCCCTTTACGACACCATCACGAAGGACTCGCTCGATCGCTATCTCGCCGCCCGCAGCGCCTACATCCAGAATCGCGCTGAGGCCGCGCAGAGATAATCTCCAGGGACTCTTGGAGGGATTCCGGCTCCTGCTGCCACCTCCTGTCTCGCTGAAACGCCGGCGAGTGAATTCATCGGCGAGGCATTTCCTATAAGTTTTGGCGAACTGCCGTCGCGCAAAGAAAAGAAATCGCTCCGCCGAGTCTGAAGAGAGGCTCGGCGGAGCGATCGCGTGTTCATGGTGGGCAGTGAGGGGATCGAACCCCCGACCAACTCGGTGTAAACGAGCCGCTCTACCGCTGAGCTAACTGCCCTCGCTGATGTGCAATGAGTTTCAGAAATTCACAGCGCCATCATCTTTGGGATGGCATCCCGTCGAGTGAAGGCACGTGGAGAAACGTGAAACTCAATCGAAAACGAAACAACCATTATTCAAGAAGATGGCGGAGTGCCTCTGGCCCAAGCGCTGAAGCGAATCTTCGTAGCGATTTGCGGGGGGAAGAGCAAGCAGATCAAGGAAGCCTCGAAACCAGGGATGCGTCTGAAGCGACGCGTAAAACATCCCTATTTTCCTCGCCGCCTCTTCCTCTGCTGGAAAAGTGCGGTCCGCTCGCCAAGGCCGAGAAGGGAGGCAGGACGCCCACCACGTTCCGGAGAGCATCCAGAAACTACGAAGTGCTCCGCAAAACTTCGGGGCCGGGTGGCCCAAGGCGAAACACTTGAAAAAACTGCCGCCACGATCGTTCTCTTCTGCGACCGCACCGACGACCGATGGTTTCCATTGTTCCGCTTTTCCGTCGGAGCTCGGATGCACGTTTCGGCCTGAGGTTCTGAAGTTTCCGAGTAGCGCAAAAACGTCAGTGGCGCAAATTGACGGAAGAAACCCGCAATGTGCGGTTTCGTTTTTCGGAAGAATGATTATAGATAACGACGTCTTATCTCTCCGATGTCTGATACGTTTCCCACCTCCAAGATCGCCTACGAAGGCAGTTCGTCCCGCAATCCTCTCGCCTTCAAGTCTTACGACGCTGACGCCGTAATCGAAGGCAAAACGATGCGTGAGCATCTCCGCTTTGGCGCCGCCTATTGGCATTGCATGCGTAATCCACTTGCCGATCCGTTCGGTTCTGGCACGGCCCTGATGCCTTGGGATGATGGCACGGACTCCGTGAGCAACGCGCTCAAGCGCATTGATGTTTTCTTTGAATTTCTGGAGAAGATCGGGATCGAATACTACTGTTTCCACGATCGCGACGTTTCGCCAGAACGTGGCACCATCGCGGAGACCGAGCGAGTCTTCGACCAGATTGCGGCGCATCTCAAGGAGAAGCAGACGGAGACCGGCTGCAAATTGCTCTGGGGCACGGCCTGTCTTTTCACTCATCCCCGGTTCGCCCAGGGCGGAGCGACATCTCCGGAACTCGGCGTTTACACCTTTGCCGCCGCCCAGGTGAAAAAGGCAATGGACGTCACGAATGCCCTTCGCGGAGAAGGCTACACGTTCTGGGGGGGGCGAGAGGGCTACAGCACAATCCTCAATACCGACCTGCGCCGCGAGCGGGAGCATCTGGCGGCGTTTCTCCACATGGCCGTCGATTACAAGAAGCAGATTGGTTTCACCGGGCAGTTCTATATCGAACCGAAGCCCCAGGAGCCCACGACCCACCAGTATGATTCGGACTCTGCGGCGTGCCTGAATTTCCTGCGCGAATTTGACCTGCTCGAGCATTTCAAACTCAACCTCGAGACGAACCACGCCACGCTTGCCGGCAAGACGATGGTGCATGAGATGCGTGTCGCCCGCGAAGCCGGGGCCCTTGGGTCCATCGACGCAAATCAGGGCACGGCAAATTGCGGCTGGGACACCGACGAATTTCCGTCGGATCTTTACCTCACCACCGGCGTGATGCTTGAACTCCTCGCCATGGGAGGATTCACCACCGGCGGTCTGAACTTCGACGCGAAGCGCCGTCGCGATTCGTTTGAGCCGCTCGACCTCTTCCATTCGCACATTATGGGAATGGACGCCTTTGCCACTGGTCTCAAGGCCGCGGCCGCGATCCGTGCAGACGGCCGCATCGCAGAAATCGTTCGCAACCGTTACGCGAGCTGGGATTCCGACCTCGGTCGTAAGATCGAAGCCCGTGGATCCTCATTCGACGAACTCCATGCGCTGGCCTTGGCCTCTGAGAGTCCGGTTCTTCGCCCCGGCAAGCAGGAGATTATCGAGGGCATCATTAACCAGTTCATCCGCGGGTAATCGTCAGCTTGTCTTCGTTGTTTTCGAAGGCACAGCACCGTCGATGACGGGAGGCATCGCGCTATCGCTGCCGCTGGGTCCGGGGAAGGACGCAGCGGCAGCACTTGTTTTAGTCTCTCCAAGCGAGTTTGGTGCAAATCGGCCGCCTGTTTAATTGGGAGTAGTCATTTGAAACGAAGGCACTGTCGATGGATTTACGGGAGCGCATCCTGAAGGCATACGAGAAGGGAGACTGCACCAGAGAGCAGGTGGCGCGGCGACTCGAAATGTCTGTGGGGGATGGTCAAGAAGCTCCTGGCGCGCAAGCGGCAGGGAGCGAAGATCGGAGCCCGTTATGATCGGTGCGGTCGCAAGGCGCGGATCGTAGAGAGCCACCGCCAGGCATTGAGCGCGCTGCTCGAACAGAAGCCGGATATGACGCTGGCCCAGCTTCGCGATGCCTTGGAGCTGAACTGCACGCTGCCAGCGATTCACTACGTGCTGCGCGGCATGGGGCTGACATCTAAAAAAGACGCTCCACGCCAGCGAGCAAAGCCGCCCGGACATCATTAAAGGACGTGCGCAGTGGAAGCGCCGCCAGAGCGGGATCGACCCTTCGCGGCTCGTCTTCTTCGACGAGTCGGCGGCCAAAACGAACATGATCCGCCTGCGAGGCCGCTGTCCGCGTGGCCAGCGCTTGCGCTGCGGGGTGCCGCATGGTCATTGACGCACGACGACGGTTATCGGAGCCGTCCGCGTGGATGGCACCACGGCCGCCATGGCCATCGATGGAGCCACCGACACGGAGGTTCTCCGAGCGTTCGTGCGCGAGGTGTTGGTGCCTCCTCTGAGGCCCGGGGACATCGTCGTCATGGACAATCTGGCTCCTCATAAGAATGAGCCGACTATCGGCCTCATTGAAGCCGCTCGAGCCAATGCCCTGTTCCTGCACCCTAGCTGCAGCGTCTTGTTAGAGGTCGAACCGCAATGAGCGAATATGCCAGGAGCAATGGAAACGAGTGGAAGATTTGCTAAGGCAGGAATGGAGCCCGGAGCAAATCAGCGGGCACCTGAAGAGGAGAAAGGAAATGAAGATCAGCCACGAAAGAATCTATCAATATGTGTGGAGAGATAAGCGGGAAGGAGGACGGCTGCACGAGCACCTAAGAGGAGCGAGAAAGCAGAGGAGGAAGCGCTACGCAGGGAAAGACAGTCGAGGAAGAGTGGCCGGAAAACGACCGATTACAGAGAGACCAGCCTCCATCGAGAGACGAAGAAGGATCGGGCACTGGGAGATCGACACGGTTCTGGGGGGAAGAGGAAAAGACTGCATCCTGACCATGGTGGAGAGAAAAACCGGCTATCTGCTGATCGGAAAACTCAAGGCCAGAACCAGCGAGGAGGCCACCAGAGCAATCCTGGATTTTGTCAATGGACATTACGGGAGAATGAAAACGATCACGGCCGACAATGGCGCCGAATTCCACAGCTATCGTCAAATCGAGGAGCAAAGTGATGTGAAGTTTCTACTTTGCGACGCCGCACCACTCGTGGGAACGGGGAACCAACGAGAATACGAACGGCCTGATCCGCCAATATCTCCCGAAGCGTCAAAGCATGGCAAACTTAACTCAGGATCAATGCGACCGGATCGCGCTGAAAATCAATCTTCGTCCCAGAAAACGGCTAAACTTCAAAAACCCCTATGAATGCTTCTTCAATTAGTCCATCTTGTCGCACTTCAAAGTTGATGTCAGGTCTGTATTTTTAACTCCAGGAGACGCGGAAAGAAACATGGGACTGATCTGGAGATACAATAACCTCTCCGTAAGATGCGCCTTCTGCGGTTCTCAAAATATACTTGGTAGATTTGTCAGGCTGTATTTCAGATGTTCCTTCTGATACTCCACGAGAATCTTTGAGCCACTGAGAAATGATCTGCGGGGAATCCGTGAATGATCCTCGGAACGTTCTGGTGAATGAATTTCCTTCGGTATGAATCGAAAAATTCTGAGATGAGCTCGGAAAAGGCGCAAGCTGTCCCCACCGAATGGATAAATCAACCATTTCAGTCTTTTTGGTGGGATTGGCGTTATCTCGATCATTAGTCGGAAGAAGAAAAAGAGCGATGCAGCAAAAAATAAATACTGCAAAGGCAAGTGTAAGTATCCCGGCTCCGATAAGAATATTGCGAATCCAAAGCTTCATTTAAAATGACCTAACGCCAAGCTCAGCTGCCCCGAACGCGGGTTGGGGTTGGGACTCGCGTTGGAGGAATAACGGAACGTTCGTGAAAAAGTAGCGCGTCGCGGCTAGGGGTTAGCTGCAGCGCCTTGTTAGGGCAATAAATCACTTCACTCACAAGTAGATTCCTGATATGAGTGCTGCCAATGAGAGATTTGAAGATCAAAGAGGCGGCCCGCATCGAAGTAATCGACTTCGATGCACTCAATCTCCAATGGCCTGCCACGCGCGGCGCGCGCGATATTTTCAGAGAAAATGTGATCCGAACCGCGCGAATGGTTGAAGTTCCGGCATATGCCGCACTGACAGCGGACTTTCATCGACTCGCAATACACCGAGTTTGTGGCGGGGAGCCCACACAGGAAACGATCCCGCTAATTCATAGTAGAGGAGATGAGATAACCGAGATACTTGGAAGTTTAATCAATCAGGATACAGAAACCATTCGGATGTTCATGACGGGTCTAATTGCAAACCTTGACCAGTTCATTAAAAGGACAACCAACATAAATGAGGTGTTCGAGGCATTTCTCAACGGAGTATTGATCCAGGCATGGACCTCATTTGAAGTCGTGATGCGACAACTCTTACGCGATTCAACAAAATTGCATCCCGAATGCTTCTCTGCATTATCTCTGGAAGATTTAACGAATCTTCAAACCAAGAGTTATCAGAAACTCGAAAGTATTCGCAGGGCTTATATAATTGGATTCTCGAATTATCATAAAGTAACAAATCCGATCAATGAGCAGTGCGTTGATGCCCTCGGGGCTTCTCCGAAATATCTTGGTTCACAATGCCGGTCGCGTTGACGACATATTTCATCAAGGATGCGTGGAAAAACATCTCACGAAGTGGGCCGGATATGCAGAAAAAAGTGTATTCCCGACCACTGGAGATGACGTGTGCAGCTTAGTTGACGCGAATCTAAAATGCGGATATTTATTGATCGGAGCCGTGGACGACTGGCTAACAGCGAATAAACCAATCTGATGAACAACCTACCTACTTTAGAAGTAAAATGCGACCACTGCGATGGTCGTGGAAGTTTTAGTTGCCATGAGTCTGAAGACGGTAAGGAATCTTGTCATCGTTGCGGTGGCTCAGGATTCGTTCCGACGCCCATTGGCGCGCAAATCCTCGAACTAATTCGGCACAACTCTAAAGTAACCGTCAGCGCGGAGCTTCGCGTTTCTTCTGCTCGGTAGCCTTCTCGCGCTCTTCGCGCCATTCGG
Coding sequences:
- a CDS encoding VacJ family lipoprotein, which produces MKIRSSLLLLLAGSLLPLLGGCSSSAKKPSAPAAPAKSADPKSGGKSVAGQDDLDEYGTSVTVADPLEPLNRATFWINDGIYTIALRPISKGYDRLVPKVIRTGIYNAYENVKFPVRLVNHLLQGNFPRAGQETGKFLVNSTAGIGGLGRPSDHIPALADVPSADTGQTFAKWGIGNGPYLVLPLLGPSTLRDTVGLAGDYALNPITWVCFVYGDYDWIIAIPAGNTMRAMPGQIALYDTITKDSLDRYLAARSAYIQNRAEAAQR
- a CDS encoding ABC transporter substrate-binding protein; this translates as MKFRALFLAILTLLQASAFASTVEAEKRLRSAVDEVVKMADHSSSASALAESLRPVLQKYLSFDAMTRRAVGPGWRQFSKDEQAQAVKLFATLIIRTYSSKYTPGQHPVITFKTASEPAAGRVEIPTTLVYQGSRYSVIYRLEAAEDWRITDVVAEGVSLVANYRSQFDAQFKKGGASAVLSALSQSVAAQK
- the mlaD gene encoding outer membrane lipid asymmetry maintenance protein MlaD yields the protein MKQTRLEYLVGLFVLLGIAAVVYLAIKLGSGSVVGGDTYVIEARFTNAGGLHNGSSVLVAGVTVGRVEAVRMDPSDYSAIAEMRLTTALRLPTDSMASIKTTGLIGDKYVSLSPGADDTYFDPGARITMTESAVDLESLVGKMAFGTVNKDAATTEQPAATP
- the xylA gene encoding xylose isomerase, which gives rise to MSDTFPTSKIAYEGSSSRNPLAFKSYDADAVIEGKTMREHLRFGAAYWHCMRNPLADPFGSGTALMPWDDGTDSVSNALKRIDVFFEFLEKIGIEYYCFHDRDVSPERGTIAETERVFDQIAAHLKEKQTETGCKLLWGTACLFTHPRFAQGGATSPELGVYTFAAAQVKKAMDVTNALRGEGYTFWGGREGYSTILNTDLRREREHLAAFLHMAVDYKKQIGFTGQFYIEPKPQEPTTHQYDSDSAACLNFLREFDLLEHFKLNLETNHATLAGKTMVHEMRVAREAGALGSIDANQGTANCGWDTDEFPSDLYLTTGVMLELLAMGGFTTGGLNFDAKRRRDSFEPLDLFHSHIMGMDAFATGLKAAAAIRADGRIAEIVRNRYASWDSDLGRKIEARGSSFDELHALALASESPVLRPGKQEIIEGIINQFIRG